CATATCGATGATCAGGTCCATCCGCATGGCCGGGCCAAGCGTAACGAGCCCATCCGCAGGCGCATGGGGCGTTACGGGCTGGCCATCAAGAGCGATCACGATCGGCTCGAGATCGGCGAAATCCAACCCGAAGATGCGGGCGTTGGCGGCATTGATCAGGCGGAGCCGGATCCGTTCACCTGCGCGGACCGCAATCCTTTCCGGCACGCGGCCGTTGATGGTGACCGTGTTGCCGACACGGCCGTTGTGCATCAGGTCGTGCCGGTTGCCGAAATCGTCGCTGATCGCCGCGGCTCTGGTGAGCCGCCAGTCGTCGAGGATCCAGGTCAACTCGCGATCGACGCGCACGGGATCAGCTTCCTCGACGATCAGCGGCCCGTAGAGACCGCGCTCCACCTGCACCGTGCTGTTCTGGTGCGGGTGATACCAGAAGGTGCCGGCATCGACGGCGTCGAACTCGTACGTGAAGGTCTCGCCCGGAGCGATCGGCGCCTGGGTGAGATGGGGCACGCCGTCCATGGCGTTGGGCGTGCGGACGCCATGCCAGTGGACGGTGGTTTCCTCGTCGAGGCCGTTTTCGACCATGACGCGCAGGCGGTCTCCCTGGCGCACGCGGATTTCCGGGCCGGGCACTTCCGCGCCGTAGGACCACACCGGCGTTTTGTCATAAGGTTCGGGAACAAGACGCACGTTGGCCGGTGCCGCTTTCAGCCGGAATTCCCTGACGGAAGCGGCGTAAGCGCTCCGAATTCCGTGACCGGCGAACAACGCACCGGCGGCAAAGGACGCGGCGGATGCGAGAAAGGCCCGACGCGTCGGCGTCGGCAGATACAATACCATGACAGTTCAACCATCCTGAGAGGGAACTCGGGCTCGCAGCGCGCTATCCGCGCTATGCGTAGCATATCATGGACGGTCACATGGACCGCACATGAGGCCAGGCGCCGAGGACCGGAAGGAATCCGGGCGTCGTCAGCTCAAAATGGTGAATCGTGGAGGATGAGGATCCGGCCGTCCCGTATGCCCGGTCGCACTCTGCGGAACCACGCTTTCGGTGAGTGTCCCGGCTTTGAGGAGGCCCGGTTGGCCGGACGGTACCACGGCCAGGATCGGTGACAGACAGTCAATGTCGCACGCAAGCGCATCGTCGTTGCCGTCCGGGCAATTTTGGCAGTCGCCCATGTCCGCGCCATCGATAACGGCAAGCGTCATCTTCGTGTTCATGGTGACGGCATTTGTGGCATGCGCCACCGTTCCCGCCGCGAAAGCGGCAAGCACCACAAACATGAATATGCGGAACTTTCTCGTCATCCCTTCCTGTATATCGCAAGCCCTTCATCCTGTCGATGGACGTACCGTCGCAGCAAGGGCCCGGTCGGCGCATCCCGGACAGCCTGCGGATTTTCGTTCCGTCGCTGGCAATCCCCGATAACATCGGTGCAATATCGGTCATTGCGATCACGGGTTCCATGCCATTCCGTCTCGCCGGCGCACTGCACGATCCTTCGAGATCGGGCGCGGGGAAGGGGCCGGACCTGCCAGATCAGCGAAGCGATCGGCCATTTATGCGCTCGATGGAACGAAACCGGGGTCTCGACAGAAGGGCAGGAAGCGTCATGATCTCACGTTACGCATGGTATTTCCGCGAAACCTTGAAGATGGTCTGGGTGCGGGTCGCCAGCTTCGCCGTTCTCGCCCTTCTGGCGGCCGGTCTTGCGCGTGTCCTTTCACCCTACCTGCCTGAGGCCCTCGCGCTCCAGACGGGATCGGAGGCCGTGGGGCAGCTTCTCAGGGTCCTGACGTCCTCCATGCTCGCGGTGACGACTTTCTCGTTGTCGATTGCCGTCTCGGCCTTTACTGCCGCCGCCGAGACCGCCACGCCGCGGGCGACAGTTCTCCTGCAGCAGGACCGGACGACACAGAACGTTCTGGCCACCTTTCTTGGGGCCTTCCTGTTCGGCCTCGTTGGGCTGATCGCGCTGCATGGCGATTACTACCGTGCCTCGGGCAAAGTGGTAATCTTCATCTTCACCGTTGTCGTGATCGGGCTCGTCGTGGTGGCGCTGATCCGCTGGATCGACCATCTAATGGGATTCGGGCGAATGGGCGACACACTCGACCGGGTAGAGCGCGCTGCGTCCAATGCGTTGCAGAAGCGTCTGGACAACCCCTATCTGGCCGGCCAACCGCTGCTCGCCGCTCCGCCCTCAGGATGTTTGTCCCTTGCGTCGACGCAAACCGGCTACCTTCAGCATATCGATATGAAGGCGCTTCAGGATTGCGCCGAGGGGCTGGGCGCGCAGGTCTTCGTGCGCCGTCTTCCCGGTGCCTTCGTCGCACCCGACGTGCCGCTGGCCGTTGTCGCCACAGCGTCGCTCGAAGACAAGCAGGAAGCCGCGCTGCGCCGGGCGTTCACGATCGGCAGCCGGCGCACCTTCGAGGACGATCCGCGCTACGGACTGATCGTGATGACCGAAATCGCCTCGCGGGCGTTGTCGCCGGCGGTGAACGATCCCGGCACGGCGATCGACATCCTGAGCCGGCACGTGCGTATTCTTTCGCAATGGCGTGAGCGCGACGATGTGGATGTGCAGTTCGAACGCGTCTTTGTGCCCGCGATCACCTTCCGGGACGCCCTTGAGGACGCGTTCAGACCGATCGCCCGGGATGGGGCGTCCCTCCTGGAGGTCCAGATAAGATTGCACAAGGCGCTGGCCGCGCTCCGGGGAGCCGCGCCCCGGATCTTCGGGCCGGCTTGCGAGCAGATGGCGCAGGAAGCGCTCGAACGGGCCGACGCCGCCTCGCTTCTGCCGTCGGAACTCGCTGCAATCCGGTCGGTCGCGCCTTAGGGTGCGGACACGTCCTGGCACAGGTGTGCTTGCCCGAAGGATGAGTTCACGGCCCTGCTTTTCCTCGGAAAGCGTTCAGGTGAAGCTGATTCACAATAACGGCCAACCCGATCGCGCATATCTTCCCTTGACACATTTGGAACGTTCCATTAGGTGTTGTTCAAGAAATTGGAACGTTCCAAAAATAGTTTCAGCCGGGAGGTTTTCATGCGTTGGGCCCTGATAGGCGCGAGCCGGATTGCGTCGAGCTACATGATTGATGCAATGCGGGCAGGGGAGGGCTCGAGCATTGCCTCGGTGCTCAGCTCCGATGCGGCGCGCGGCGAGGCCTATGCACGCGAACACGGGATCGCCCGCAGCTTCACCGATTTGAACGACCTGCTCGGCGACGACAGTGTCGATGCGGTCTATATCTCCACCACCAACGAAAAACATCATGCGCAGGCGCTCGCGTCGATTTCCGCGGGCAAGCACGTTCTGTGTGAAAAGCCGCTGGCAATGACGCTGGACGAGGCCGGCGAAATGGTGCGGGCGGCGGACGAGAGGGGCGTCGTCTTTGCGACCAATCACCATCTGCGCAATGCCGGCTCTCACCTTGCCATTCGTGAACTCATCAGGTCGGGCCGTATCGGCAGGGTCCTGAGCGCGCGTGTCTTCCACGCGGTCAACCTGCCGGAAGTCCTGCGAGGATGGCGGATCAACAATGCGGCGGCAGGGGGCGGCGTT
This sequence is a window from Roseibium salinum. Protein-coding genes within it:
- a CDS encoding multicopper oxidase family protein, giving the protein MVLYLPTPTRRAFLASAASFAAGALFAGHGIRSAYAASVREFRLKAAPANVRLVPEPYDKTPVWSYGAEVPGPEIRVRQGDRLRVMVENGLDEETTVHWHGVRTPNAMDGVPHLTQAPIAPGETFTYEFDAVDAGTFWYHPHQNSTVQVERGLYGPLIVEEADPVRVDRELTWILDDWRLTRAAAISDDFGNRHDLMHNGRVGNTVTINGRVPERIAVRAGERIRLRLINAANARIFGLDFADLEPIVIALDGQPVTPHAPADGLVTLGPAMRMDLIIDMSGRPGSHATVTDRFYQRLEYRLVDLIYDETALRDSAPDWPLELPANPLAEPDLGTALRHEVTFNGGMMGQMVMMEMGGSMGDAPAGGMMANMMHGEGIWFVNGKAATGHVMDPLLTVAHGRTCVLAMTNATAWHHPIHLHGHSFRVLSRNGLPTAHREWQDTVLMAPREKVEIAFVSDNPGDWMFHCHILEHQAAGMMGVIRVSGREERR
- a CDS encoding DUF2254 domain-containing protein; protein product: MISRYAWYFRETLKMVWVRVASFAVLALLAAGLARVLSPYLPEALALQTGSEAVGQLLRVLTSSMLAVTTFSLSIAVSAFTAAAETATPRATVLLQQDRTTQNVLATFLGAFLFGLVGLIALHGDYYRASGKVVIFIFTVVVIGLVVVALIRWIDHLMGFGRMGDTLDRVERAASNALQKRLDNPYLAGQPLLAAPPSGCLSLASTQTGYLQHIDMKALQDCAEGLGAQVFVRRLPGAFVAPDVPLAVVATASLEDKQEAALRRAFTIGSRRTFEDDPRYGLIVMTEIASRALSPAVNDPGTAIDILSRHVRILSQWRERDDVDVQFERVFVPAITFRDALEDAFRPIARDGASLLEVQIRLHKALAALRGAAPRIFGPACEQMAQEALERADAASLLPSELAAIRSVAP
- a CDS encoding Gfo/Idh/MocA family protein, encoding MRWALIGASRIASSYMIDAMRAGEGSSIASVLSSDAARGEAYAREHGIARSFTDLNDLLGDDSVDAVYISTTNEKHHAQALASISAGKHVLCEKPLAMTLDEAGEMVRAADERGVVFATNHHLRNAGSHLAIRELIRSGRIGRVLSARVFHAVNLPEVLRGWRINNAAAGGGVIPDITVHDADTIRFHLGEDPEEVVARAGASGLGEGVEDSVMSVWSMPSGTMVETHESFTHPFAGTGIEFHGTEGSIFARNVMTQEPVGDIRLVDASGETPIPFEKHNLYEYSLGLFASAVNGSGRPSADGVDGVKSLAVALAVREAALTGKAVRVGYGGF